In Nitrosarchaeum koreense MY1, one genomic interval encodes:
- a CDS encoding twin-arginine translocase TatA/TatE family subunit yields the protein MAPPMGYEIIIIVILGVVLIFGAKKIPELAKTFGKAKGEFEKGKLEGEKELNDYKNKEKID from the coding sequence ATGGCACCACCAATGGGATATGAGATAATTATCATAGTAATATTAGGAGTAGTCTTAATTTTCGGTGCAAAAAAGATTCCCGAATTGGCAAAAACTTTTGGTAAAGCAAAAGGCGAATTTGAGAAAGGAAAACTAGAAGGCGAAAAAGAGCTCAACGATTATAAAAATAAAGAAAAAATAGACTAG
- the tatC gene encoding twin-arginine translocase subunit TatC: MSSIEDINKHLEELRKRFVRIIIVLGIIFAFVISCHLYPIEILGVQLYYPEIDPVNNIAAQITTHMKNNLVPQGVQLIQTEPGQAFFAQIYVAALVAIVVGMPMIIKEAVGFIKPALKEQEIKITRSIALPALGLFVTGCIFSYFLVIPFMLEFLYKYGDASGLITFLNIMDFIAFVLQYLLAFGISFQIPLIMYALTMAEIVDSKFWRKNARYAILAIVVFGAIVTPDGSGVTMWFIAVPMMALYFGGMVIIERKKSKKDLNLKT, encoded by the coding sequence ATGTCATCTATTGAAGATATCAATAAACATCTAGAAGAGTTAAGAAAACGCTTTGTAAGAATCATCATTGTTTTAGGAATTATTTTTGCATTTGTAATTTCATGTCACTTGTATCCTATCGAGATATTGGGAGTTCAATTGTATTATCCTGAAATTGATCCTGTGAACAATATTGCAGCACAGATTACAACACACATGAAAAACAACCTAGTTCCACAAGGAGTACAGTTAATTCAAACAGAACCAGGACAAGCATTTTTTGCTCAAATCTATGTTGCAGCACTTGTAGCAATAGTGGTTGGAATGCCAATGATAATCAAAGAGGCAGTGGGATTTATCAAACCGGCATTAAAAGAACAGGAAATCAAAATAACACGAAGCATCGCACTACCCGCTTTAGGATTATTCGTTACCGGGTGTATCTTTTCATATTTCCTAGTAATTCCATTCATGCTGGAATTTCTCTACAAATACGGAGATGCGTCAGGATTGATCACGTTTCTTAACATCATGGACTTTATTGCTTTTGTTTTACAATACTTACTTGCATTTGGCATATCATTTCAGATCCCATTGATAATGTATGCATTAACAATGGCCGAAATTGTGGATTCAAAGTTTTGGAGAAAAAATGCCAGATATGCAATACTAGCAATTGTAGTTTTTGGGGCAATAGTTACTCCAGATGGAAGCGGTGTAACCATGTGGTTTATTGCAGTACCTATGATGGCATTGTATTTTGGAGGAATGGTAATAATTGAGCGCAAAAAAAGTAAAAAAGATTTAAATCTCAAAACATAG
- a CDS encoding winged helix-turn-helix domain-containing protein codes for MKDEIGDALKDTEGDTIGIADRVEILSTEDSKLKSVGEILSSDSSRAILKILFNDSLTANQISQKTEISLPLVIYHLKKMQDAGVVKITNIGKNTKSHDMKFYTVDKLAIVILPAMMSEPAKKSKSLFNSFTRIHRLATLGGASIAAWFSSQLIQKGNVMQDGDMSANTQMPPDVPEMAFKSIPEESADVAMESVPIDEMARMSESADTMMKSSPIMDTAPMTQAFDPIVQILWSVVTVLIVVVAGLVIEVVITKRRKNIAKH; via the coding sequence ATGAAAGACGAGATTGGAGATGCTCTAAAAGATACTGAGGGAGATACAATAGGCATTGCAGACAGAGTCGAAATTTTATCTACTGAGGATTCAAAGCTAAAGTCAGTTGGGGAGATACTTAGTTCAGATTCAAGCAGAGCAATTTTAAAAATTCTATTTAATGATTCTCTAACTGCAAATCAAATATCACAAAAGACCGAAATCTCATTGCCACTTGTAATTTATCATTTAAAAAAGATGCAAGATGCAGGAGTAGTAAAAATTACCAACATTGGAAAAAATACAAAGTCTCATGACATGAAGTTTTACACTGTAGACAAGCTTGCAATAGTCATCTTGCCTGCAATGATGTCAGAGCCTGCAAAAAAGAGTAAATCGCTGTTTAATTCGTTTACCAGAATTCACAGACTAGCAACACTTGGTGGCGCATCAATTGCTGCATGGTTTTCATCTCAACTAATTCAAAAAGGAAATGTGATGCAAGATGGAGACATGTCGGCAAATACCCAAATGCCGCCAGATGTTCCAGAGATGGCATTCAAGTCAATTCCAGAAGAGTCTGCAGATGTAGCAATGGAATCAGTGCCAATAGACGAGATGGCAAGAATGTCAGAATCTGCAGATACAATGATGAAATCTTCACCAATTATGGATACTGCACCAATGACACAAGCATTTGATCCAATAGTCCAGATACTTTGGTCTGTAGTTACAGTTCTGATTGTAGTGGTTGCAGGACTAGTCATAGAAGTTGTAATTACTAAACGACGCAAAAACATCGCCAAACATTGA
- a CDS encoding SIMPL domain-containing protein: MKHSKQIFTAMIAVLVVSVTVGAISLTPNAVAQEEVTPFPSREKVISVTGNAISSVKPNLANISFGVEIQEKTAKDALASNSELMNKVIAAIKQVGITDSEISTSQFNIYPVYDSYQDKETGRYTQELIGYRVSNIIHVETENLNSLAAIIDSAVEAGVNRVDSVYFSLSPELASKLKDELLEEAVLNAKSKAEMALAPLNYKIIGVKAVSLSEFSMPYPMPMYDMAYSEGIAKSSAPTPIFSSDQDVNTSVNVVFLIGSN; encoded by the coding sequence ATGAAACATTCAAAACAAATCTTTACAGCCATGATTGCTGTACTGGTAGTCTCTGTAACTGTGGGTGCAATTTCACTGACCCCAAATGCAGTAGCTCAAGAAGAAGTCACTCCTTTTCCATCAAGGGAAAAAGTGATCTCAGTTACCGGTAATGCAATCTCAAGTGTAAAGCCAAACCTTGCAAACATTAGTTTTGGTGTTGAAATTCAAGAAAAAACTGCCAAAGATGCACTGGCTTCAAATTCTGAATTGATGAACAAAGTGATTGCCGCAATAAAACAAGTAGGAATCACTGATTCGGAGATCAGTACATCCCAGTTTAACATCTATCCTGTATACGATAGTTATCAGGACAAGGAGACTGGAAGATATACCCAAGAACTAATTGGATATAGAGTAAGCAACATTATCCATGTTGAAACTGAGAATCTTAACAGTTTAGCTGCTATCATTGACAGCGCAGTTGAGGCAGGTGTAAACAGAGTAGATAGCGTATACTTTTCACTATCTCCAGAACTTGCATCAAAACTCAAAGACGAACTTTTAGAAGAAGCAGTTCTCAATGCAAAGTCAAAAGCTGAAATGGCACTAGCCCCACTCAATTACAAGATAATTGGAGTAAAGGCAGTCTCTCTTTCTGAATTTTCAATGCCATACCCAATGCCAATGTACGACATGGCATACAGTGAGGGAATTGCAAAATCCTCAGCCCCTACACCGATATTTTCATCTGACCAAGATGTCAATACAAGTGTAAATGTTGTCTTCCTAATTGGAAGCAACTAA
- the purS gene encoding phosphoribosylformylglycinamidine synthase subunit PurS encodes MAVFNVHVTIENKPGISDPEGETILNDLVLKGGDSSISKIKTAKMLKFTIKEKDKKSAQAKVQKICDELRIYNPMVSKVTIDVFDAS; translated from the coding sequence TTGGCTGTCTTTAATGTTCATGTAACAATTGAAAACAAACCAGGCATTAGCGATCCTGAGGGTGAGACAATTCTAAATGACTTGGTACTAAAAGGCGGAGACTCTTCAATATCTAAAATAAAGACTGCCAAGATGCTAAAATTTACAATCAAAGAAAAAGACAAAAAATCTGCACAAGCAAAGGTGCAGAAAATATGTGACGAACTAAGAATCTACAATCCGATGGTAAGCAAAGTCACAATTGATGTCTTTGATGCATCCTAA
- the purQ gene encoding phosphoribosylformylglycinamidine synthase subunit PurQ, protein MKVGVIVFPGSNCDRDMYHVLTDVFNLDAQYFWHEKGLPKNIDAVILPGGFSYGDRLRSGAIAAHSPIINDVRKMADKGIPILGVCNGFQILVEAGLLPGALLKNTSLNFMCGWTNLIVENNKTPFTNKLKLNQKIPIPIANGEGRYYVDNDTLKKLKKNNQIVFRYEQVINGSIDRIAGVCNEDGNVVGMMPHPERAAESAINPIDNKPSSLIFESLIKTIGVKN, encoded by the coding sequence GTGAAGGTAGGGGTAATAGTTTTTCCAGGAAGTAACTGCGATCGTGACATGTATCATGTGCTAACTGATGTTTTTAATCTGGATGCCCAGTATTTTTGGCATGAGAAAGGACTGCCAAAAAATATCGATGCTGTGATTCTTCCAGGTGGATTTTCTTATGGTGATAGATTAAGGTCTGGGGCAATTGCAGCTCATAGTCCTATAATTAACGACGTGAGAAAGATGGCAGACAAAGGAATCCCTATTTTGGGCGTATGCAACGGATTCCAAATTCTAGTTGAGGCCGGTCTCCTTCCAGGTGCATTGCTCAAAAATACATCGCTGAATTTTATGTGTGGCTGGACTAATTTGATAGTTGAAAACAACAAGACTCCATTTACAAACAAATTGAAACTAAATCAAAAGATTCCAATTCCAATTGCAAATGGTGAGGGCAGATATTATGTCGATAATGACACGCTAAAAAAATTAAAGAAAAATAATCAAATTGTTTTTAGATACGAGCAAGTGATAAACGGCTCAATTGATAGAATAGCTGGCGTTTGCAACGAAGATGGAAATGTTGTTGGAATGATGCCTCATCCAGAAAGAGCAGCCGAGTCTGCAATTAACCCAATTGACAATAAACCGTCTTCTCTAATTTTTGAATCACTGATTAAAACAATTGGTGTTAAAAATTGA